In Phormidium ambiguum IAM M-71, one genomic interval encodes:
- a CDS encoding SH3 domain-containing protein: MSFAGIVKFLIGFVIAIGLLAGAGVAGALYFVTKLTAPPEKPVFANERNAKKVKPVAVKTQPPVATTPAATQVSTNTNTPAPTSETSEQSLPSGAYKGRVIWSSGLSLRSNPSSDSERIGSVAYNQVVVVLTTSDDRRWVKIQSEDGGSEGWVKAGNIKRVEDAEQQASNQ, encoded by the coding sequence ATGAGTTTTGCGGGAATAGTTAAATTTTTAATTGGTTTTGTAATTGCGATCGGTTTATTAGCAGGCGCAGGTGTTGCAGGGGCACTGTATTTTGTCACGAAATTAACTGCACCTCCAGAAAAACCTGTATTTGCCAATGAAAGAAATGCAAAAAAGGTGAAGCCTGTAGCAGTTAAAACTCAACCGCCAGTAGCAACTACTCCAGCGGCTACGCAAGTTAGTACTAATACTAATACTCCAGCCCCAACTAGTGAAACTAGCGAACAATCTTTACCATCAGGGGCGTATAAAGGGCGTGTCATTTGGTCAAGTGGTTTAAGCCTCCGTAGTAATCCTAGCTCTGACTCGGAAAGAATTGGTAGTGTAGCTTATAACCAAGTAGTAGTGGTTTTAACGACAAGCGACGATCGACGCTGGGTAAAAATTCAATCAGAAGATGGAGGTAGTGAAGGTTGGGTAAAAGCAGGAAATATTAAGCGTGTTGAAGACGCGGAACAACAAGCATCTAATCAATAG
- a CDS encoding DUF2808 domain-containing protein, which yields MYLQLSLRRTLSALAVSSCLLVGTANTLSASSGFILFGGPPPESRLPSHLDFGGRTNVWDRYRLKIPSKKMKLAVSQFSISYPDYYQGTFDTKDVEVKVKGKSVQLDEVTWDKENRTIQIFPTEPVPAGNEVELILSNVKNPSSGGMFYFNCSIMSPGDVPLVRPIGTWVLDIQ from the coding sequence ATGTATTTACAACTCTCATTACGACGGACACTTTCAGCCTTAGCAGTCAGCAGTTGCTTACTGGTTGGGACTGCGAACACTCTATCAGCAAGTTCTGGATTTATCTTATTTGGGGGCCCACCGCCGGAAAGTCGGCTGCCATCTCACCTAGACTTTGGTGGCAGAACCAACGTCTGGGATCGATATCGGCTAAAAATTCCTTCTAAAAAAATGAAATTAGCCGTTTCTCAGTTTTCCATTTCTTACCCTGACTATTACCAAGGGACATTTGATACCAAAGACGTTGAGGTGAAAGTGAAAGGTAAATCTGTCCAGCTGGATGAAGTCACCTGGGATAAGGAAAATCGGACGATCCAGATTTTCCCCACAGAACCAGTCCCCGCAGGTAATGAAGTCGAGTTAATTCTCTCCAACGTCAAAAACCCCTCATCTGGGGGAATGTTTTACTTTAATTGCAGCATCATGTCTCCAGGTGATGTGCCTTTGGTACGACCTATTGGTACTTGGGTACTCGATATTCAATAA
- a CDS encoding cobalamin-binding protein, translating into MSEQLRIVSLLPSATEIVACLGLTNALVGRSHECDYPPEVQSLPVCTQARIKAEKPSGTIHQDVTQLIQSALSIYEIKLDVLEQLQPTHILTQDQCDVCAVSVADVETAVAKLTNSHPEIISLQPQHLADIWTDIQKVGNTLNVVTESVIENLEARVKICEQKTQSLTSEDRPKVLCIEWTDPLMIAANWIPEMVKIAGGEPLFSVVGQPSPQINWESVINANPDIIIFMPCGFNLDRTRQEAMPLTQQPQWQNLHAVQSGRVYITDGNAYFNRPGPRLAESVEILADLLHPEIFQYGYKDRTWQPL; encoded by the coding sequence ATGAGCGAACAACTTAGGATTGTTTCTCTACTTCCCAGTGCAACAGAAATTGTGGCTTGTTTAGGTTTAACTAATGCGTTGGTAGGACGATCGCACGAATGCGACTACCCCCCCGAAGTACAAAGCTTACCCGTTTGCACCCAAGCCAGAATCAAAGCAGAAAAACCTAGTGGTACAATTCATCAAGATGTTACCCAATTAATTCAATCCGCATTAAGCATTTACGAAATTAAACTTGATGTATTAGAACAACTACAACCTACACACATTTTGACACAAGACCAATGCGATGTTTGTGCAGTTAGTGTTGCAGATGTAGAAACAGCCGTTGCTAAACTAACTAACTCTCACCCTGAAATTATTTCCTTACAACCGCAACATTTAGCAGATATTTGGACAGATATTCAAAAAGTAGGTAACACCCTAAATGTAGTTACCGAATCAGTAATTGAAAACTTAGAAGCGCGAGTCAAAATCTGCGAACAAAAAACTCAATCTCTAACCTCAGAAGACCGTCCTAAAGTGCTTTGTATTGAATGGACCGATCCCTTAATGATTGCGGCTAATTGGATTCCTGAAATGGTAAAAATTGCTGGGGGTGAACCTTTGTTTAGTGTTGTCGGTCAACCTTCACCTCAAATAAATTGGGAATCGGTAATTAATGCTAATCCTGATATTATTATTTTCATGCCCTGCGGTTTTAATTTAGACCGCACCCGTCAAGAAGCAATGCCTTTAACTCAACAACCACAATGGCAAAATTTACACGCTGTCCAAAGTGGAAGAGTTTACATTACAGATGGCAATGCTTACTTTAATCGTCCGGGGCCTAGATTAGCTGAATCAGTAGAAATTTTAGCAGATTTGCTGCACCCAGAAATTTTCCAATATGGCTACAAAGATCGAACTTGGCAACCTTTGTAA
- a CDS encoding protein jag: protein MTDTRIQDGQKWLEELLKLIKVPAMVKAEKAEAQAELADPEEPEEPASYWLTIDETHLSRAQIQVLIGNEGATLDAIQYLVNAILNMGKEHEEQAAYTVELDGYRVRRQAELLALAEYAIQQVRTNGQEFEMKSLSAAERRQIHTFLKEFTDLESYSRGKEPDRRLVVRRR, encoded by the coding sequence ATGACTGATACTCGAATACAAGATGGTCAAAAATGGCTGGAAGAACTGCTGAAACTAATCAAAGTTCCAGCTATGGTTAAAGCTGAAAAGGCTGAAGCACAAGCAGAATTAGCAGATCCAGAAGAACCGGAAGAACCAGCTAGCTACTGGTTGACAATTGATGAAACCCACCTGTCACGAGCGCAAATTCAAGTATTGATTGGCAATGAAGGGGCAACTTTAGATGCCATTCAATACTTAGTTAATGCCATTCTCAACATGGGTAAAGAGCATGAAGAACAAGCTGCTTACACTGTTGAATTAGATGGCTACCGCGTTCGGCGACAAGCAGAACTTTTGGCTTTGGCAGAGTACGCCATTCAGCAAGTACGTACCAATGGTCAAGAGTTTGAAATGAAGTCTCTTTCTGCGGCAGAAAGACGGCAAATTCACACCTTTTTGAAAGAGTTCACCGATTTAGAAAGCTATAGTCGGGGTAAGGAACCAGACCGTCGGTTGGTGGTGCGACGGCGCTAA
- a CDS encoding Re/Si-specific NAD(P)(+) transhydrogenase subunit alpha, with protein sequence MKLAVAKEVEMGENRVALIPDTVARLVKQGIEVLVEAGAGERSFFADEAYTAAGAKIISDPHTLWGEADILVKVSPPQEREGRHEVDMLREGAVLIGFTNPLGNPSLAQKLAQRRITCLSMELIPRTTRAQSMDALSSQASVAGYQAALIAAAAAPKFFPMLTTAAGTIAPAKVLIIGAGVAGLQAIATARRLGAVVEAFDIRPAVKEEVQSLGAKFVEVKLDEETVADNGYAKEISEVAKQKTQETIAEHVKMSDVVITTAQVPGKKAPLLVTEEMVAQMKPGSVIVDIAAEQGGNCACTEPGKNVRYNGVTIIGSINLPSSTPIHSSQMYAKNILTLLQYLVNKEGELILNFEDDIVKNTCVTHAGEICNQKVQEALDQLRVNA encoded by the coding sequence ATGAAGTTAGCAGTTGCCAAAGAAGTGGAAATGGGGGAAAATCGCGTTGCTTTAATACCTGATACAGTGGCGCGGTTAGTTAAACAAGGAATAGAAGTATTAGTAGAAGCTGGGGCTGGTGAGCGATCGTTTTTTGCAGATGAAGCATACACAGCAGCTGGAGCTAAAATTATTTCCGATCCTCATACTTTGTGGGGTGAAGCTGATATTTTAGTCAAAGTCAGCCCACCACAAGAACGGGAAGGTCGGCATGAAGTTGATATGCTGCGCGAAGGTGCGGTATTAATCGGCTTTACTAATCCTTTGGGAAATCCCAGCTTGGCGCAAAAATTAGCTCAACGTCGGATTACTTGCTTAAGCATGGAATTAATTCCCCGCACGACTAGGGCACAAAGTATGGATGCCCTTTCTTCTCAAGCTTCAGTAGCGGGATACCAAGCAGCGTTGATTGCCGCAGCAGCAGCACCGAAGTTTTTCCCCATGTTAACTACTGCCGCAGGAACGATCGCACCTGCCAAAGTTTTGATTATCGGTGCCGGAGTTGCAGGTTTGCAAGCGATCGCCACCGCCCGTCGCCTGGGTGCAGTTGTAGAAGCATTTGATATTCGTCCTGCGGTAAAAGAAGAAGTACAAAGTCTTGGCGCTAAATTCGTAGAAGTAAAATTAGACGAAGAAACCGTAGCTGACAACGGTTACGCTAAAGAAATTTCGGAAGTTGCTAAACAAAAAACTCAAGAAACGATCGCCGAGCACGTCAAAATGTCTGACGTTGTAATTACCACCGCTCAAGTACCAGGAAAGAAAGCACCATTACTAGTTACTGAAGAAATGGTAGCCCAAATGAAGCCCGGTTCCGTAATAGTTGATATTGCAGCCGAACAAGGCGGAAATTGTGCTTGCACTGAACCAGGTAAAAATGTTCGTTATAACGGTGTGACAATTATTGGCTCGATTAATTTGCCTTCTTCTACCCCAATTCACTCTTCGCAAATGTATGCGAAAAATATTCTCACTCTGTTGCAATATTTGGTTAATAAAGAGGGAGAATTAATCCTCAATTTTGAAGATGATATTGTGAAGAATACTTGCGTTACTCATGCAGGAGAAATTTGCAATCAAAAAGTACAAGAAGCTTTGGATCAATTGCGGGTAAATGCTTAA
- the yidC gene encoding membrane protein insertase YidC: MDFGVSFLSNNVMLPILDFFYGIVPSYGLAIVALTLVIRFALYPLSANSIRSMRRTRVTQPLMQKRVKEIQERYKEDPTKQQEEMGKLYKEFGNPLAGCLPVVVQMPVLFALFATLRGSPFSDVNYTVNVQVLPQEQIEQVQKQAFSTAPQNIYFAESSHAPVIALLPGGNKLAVGEKTQLEFQTPAGKPLETLVAEHPEIKLAPNWKVTKGEERIKIDANGNIEALQPGDATIQATIPGLASEKGFLFIDALGRVGAFDEDGAIHWDIVGMVLFFGISLYINQLLSGQQPGATSNPQQDTVNKITPVIFSGMFLFFPLPAGVLMYMVIANIFQTAQTFILSREPLPENLQKLVEAQEKEAAAKEREALPFEPGRSKKKA; the protein is encoded by the coding sequence ATGGATTTTGGTGTAAGTTTTCTTTCCAACAACGTAATGCTGCCGATCCTGGATTTCTTCTACGGGATCGTCCCCAGCTATGGGTTGGCTATCGTAGCGCTGACTCTGGTGATTCGGTTCGCACTCTATCCCCTAAGCGCTAACTCAATTCGCAGTATGCGCCGTACAAGAGTCACCCAACCCTTAATGCAAAAGCGGGTCAAAGAAATTCAAGAACGATATAAAGAAGACCCAACAAAGCAACAAGAAGAAATGGGTAAACTCTACAAAGAGTTTGGCAACCCATTAGCAGGTTGCTTACCTGTAGTAGTACAAATGCCAGTACTATTCGCTTTATTTGCTACTTTGCGCGGTTCACCATTCTCGGATGTAAATTACACCGTGAATGTTCAAGTTTTACCCCAGGAACAAATCGAGCAAGTTCAAAAACAAGCTTTTTCCACAGCACCCCAAAATATTTATTTCGCAGAAAGCTCTCACGCCCCAGTGATTGCCTTATTACCTGGAGGAAATAAACTTGCAGTGGGTGAAAAAACTCAATTAGAATTTCAAACTCCAGCAGGTAAACCATTAGAAACCTTAGTTGCAGAACATCCAGAAATCAAACTGGCTCCAAATTGGAAAGTAACGAAAGGCGAAGAGCGGATCAAAATAGATGCTAATGGCAATATAGAAGCCTTACAACCAGGTGATGCCACTATTCAGGCAACTATTCCAGGTTTAGCCTCTGAAAAAGGATTTCTATTTATTGATGCTCTGGGAAGAGTCGGTGCATTTGATGAAGACGGTGCTATTCACTGGGATATCGTGGGAATGGTGCTGTTTTTTGGTATTAGCTTATATATCAACCAGCTACTTTCGGGACAACAACCAGGTGCGACTTCCAATCCTCAACAGGACACGGTAAATAAAATTACGCCAGTGATTTTTTCGGGAATGTTTTTATTCTTCCCGTTGCCAGCTGGTGTATTGATGTACATGGTGATTGCTAATATTTTTCAAACTGCTCAGACCTTTATTTTGTCTAGGGAACCATTGCCAGAAAATCTCCAAAAATTAGTAGAAGCTCAAGAAAAAGAAGCTGCTGCTAAAGAAAGAGAGGCACTCCCATTTGAACCAGGTCGTTCTAAGAAAAAAGCTTGA
- a CDS encoding PH domain-containing protein has translation MGIREEVYYEGGPHIGDLILNILIGLTVIGLPLTVGAIARALWLRYRITDRRISVTGGFRGQDRTDIIYSEIVEVKKVARGIGLWGDMVVVLRDGSRLEMRAVPKFREIYDYITEKAKIKTAKTTK, from the coding sequence ATGGGCATTCGTGAAGAAGTTTACTATGAGGGCGGCCCTCATATCGGAGATTTAATTTTAAACATTCTCATAGGACTAACGGTAATTGGCTTGCCGTTAACCGTAGGTGCGATCGCACGCGCCCTGTGGTTGCGTTATCGAATTACCGATCGACGCATCTCCGTCACAGGCGGCTTTCGCGGACAAGACCGCACTGACATCATTTACTCAGAAATAGTCGAAGTGAAAAAAGTCGCCCGAGGCATAGGTCTGTGGGGAGACATGGTAGTAGTGCTCAGAGACGGTAGCCGTTTAGAAATGCGGGCAGTTCCTAAATTCCGCGAAATTTACGATTACATTACCGAGAAAGCCAAAATTAAGACCGCCAAAACTACCAAGTAG
- a CDS encoding YceD family protein, with the protein MEAIYIPRLTKAPQQTEVIEVDEFLPDLETLTPVRGKIKVIHKGNYLDVSGKAEAIVTLTCHRCLQQYNHRLLVKTSEMIWLDEAAAYADDEVLEKETALEDLVESLPPNGYFYPDDWLYQQMCLAIPQRQLCDRNCQGIQLENNSIAGEEIIDSRWATLEFLKERLNNGK; encoded by the coding sequence ATGGAAGCAATTTACATTCCCCGTCTGACGAAAGCACCTCAGCAAACAGAAGTAATTGAAGTAGATGAATTTCTGCCAGATTTGGAAACTTTAACCCCAGTTAGAGGCAAGATTAAGGTAATTCATAAAGGGAATTATTTAGATGTTTCTGGTAAAGCAGAAGCGATCGTTACTTTGACTTGTCATCGCTGTTTGCAACAATATAATCATCGTTTGTTGGTCAAGACTTCGGAAATGATTTGGTTAGATGAAGCTGCGGCTTATGCGGATGATGAGGTGCTAGAAAAAGAAACAGCTTTGGAAGATTTGGTGGAGAGTTTACCGCCAAATGGTTATTTTTATCCCGATGATTGGTTGTATCAACAAATGTGTTTGGCGATTCCGCAAAGGCAATTGTGCGATCGCAATTGTCAAGGAATTCAGCTAGAAAATAATAGTATTGCTGGGGAAGAAATCATTGATAGCCGTTGGGCAACCCTTGAATTTCTCAAAGAAAGACTCAATAATGGGAAGTAA
- the rpmH gene encoding 50S ribosomal protein L34: MTQRTLHGTSRKRKRTSGFRARMRTKNGKLVLKARRKKGRYRLAV; this comes from the coding sequence ATGACCCAGCGCACGTTACACGGCACCAGCCGTAAGAGAAAAAGAACTTCTGGTTTTCGCGCCCGGATGCGAACCAAAAATGGAAAACTAGTGTTGAAAGCCCGTCGGAAAAAGGGTCGCTATCGTTTAGCAGTTTAA
- a CDS encoding AAA family ATPase: MSFSDEFELLLRARYPLVYIPTYEEERVEGTIANIAKNQGNRGIYIWDFVDGYQGNPNDVGFGKRNPLQALEFVEKLSASAAAVFILRDFHRFLEDVAVARKLKNLARSLKSQPKNIVILSPRLAIPEELSEVLTVLEFHLPTAPEIKAEVERLLGATGQSLEGRVLDQIVRSCQGLSLERIRRVLARAIATHGELRPEDVDLVLEEKRQTIRQTQILEFYPATENISDVGGLDNLKEWLLRRGGAFSERARQYGLPHPRGLLLVGIQGTGKSLMAKAIAHHWHLPLLRLDVGRLFGGLVGESESRTRQMIQLAEALAPCVLWIDEIDKAFSGMDGKGDAGTSNRVFGTFITWLAEKTSPVFVVATANNIQTLPAEMLRKGRFDEIFFVGLPTQEERRAIFAVHLTRLRPHNLNNYDLDRLAYETPDFSGAEIEQALTEAMHIGFSQNRDFNTDDVLEAASQIVPLARTAQEQIEFLQDWAAAGKARLASKHSSLSDRIKNQLR; encoded by the coding sequence ATGAGTTTTAGTGATGAGTTTGAACTGCTGTTACGCGCCCGCTACCCGTTAGTTTATATTCCAACTTACGAGGAAGAGCGAGTGGAGGGAACGATCGCTAATATCGCTAAAAATCAAGGGAATCGCGGGATTTATATTTGGGATTTTGTGGATGGTTATCAAGGTAATCCCAATGATGTGGGTTTTGGGAAACGCAATCCTTTACAAGCTCTAGAATTTGTGGAAAAGCTGTCTGCTTCGGCGGCGGCTGTTTTTATATTACGGGATTTTCACCGCTTTTTAGAAGATGTGGCGGTGGCGCGAAAGTTGAAAAATTTGGCGCGTTCGTTGAAGTCACAGCCAAAAAATATTGTGATTTTGTCGCCTAGATTGGCGATTCCTGAAGAGTTAAGCGAAGTTCTGACTGTGTTGGAGTTTCACTTACCAACAGCACCAGAAATTAAAGCGGAAGTAGAAAGATTGTTAGGTGCTACGGGACAATCTTTGGAAGGTCGAGTTTTAGATCAAATTGTGCGATCGTGTCAAGGACTTTCTTTAGAAAGAATTCGGCGGGTGTTGGCGAGAGCGATCGCAACTCATGGCGAATTACGCCCGGAAGATGTAGATTTAGTATTAGAAGAAAAGCGTCAAACAATTCGCCAAACCCAAATTTTAGAGTTCTATCCAGCAACAGAAAATATTTCTGATGTGGGAGGATTAGATAATTTAAAAGAATGGTTATTGCGGCGGGGTGGTGCTTTTTCAGAACGAGCGAGACAATATGGTTTACCCCATCCCAGAGGTTTATTGTTAGTCGGAATTCAGGGAACGGGTAAATCTTTAATGGCAAAAGCGATCGCACATCATTGGCATTTACCTTTACTCAGATTAGATGTGGGACGCTTGTTTGGTGGTTTAGTGGGAGAATCAGAATCTCGCACCAGACAAATGATTCAATTAGCCGAAGCTTTAGCACCTTGCGTTTTGTGGATTGATGAAATTGATAAAGCTTTTTCTGGGATGGATGGGAAAGGTGATGCAGGTACTAGTAACCGGGTTTTTGGTACATTTATTACTTGGTTAGCTGAAAAAACTAGCCCAGTTTTTGTGGTAGCAACGGCAAATAATATTCAAACTTTACCAGCAGAAATGCTGCGAAAAGGTAGGTTTGATGAAATCTTTTTTGTCGGTTTACCAACACAAGAAGAAAGGAGGGCAATTTTTGCGGTACATTTAACTCGGCTACGTCCGCATAATTTGAATAATTACGATCTCGATCGTTTAGCTTACGAAACACCTGATTTTTCAGGTGCAGAAATTGAGCAAGCTTTGACAGAAGCAATGCACATTGGCTTTAGTCAAAACCGAGATTTTAACACTGATGATGTTTTAGAGGCGGCTAGTCAAATTGTACCTTTAGCCAGAACTGCTCAAGAACAAATTGAGTTTTTACAAGATTGGGCGGCGGCTGGGAAGGCTCGTTTAGCTTCAAAACATAGCAGTTTGAGCGATCGAATTAAAAATCAACTCAGATAA
- the rnpA gene encoding ribonuclease P protein component, with the protein MALPKAHRLKNRQEFSALFRKGIRCTTPHLTLRALRQSAKPELGKQSTSRLSPPVATARGNEVAIAQAKLPSRLGISISQKVSKRAVVRNRIKRQLKAAFRQLLPKVAPGWLLVIVVKPEATQCDYHQFLQELEQLLVEAEVLNGHS; encoded by the coding sequence GTGGCTTTGCCAAAAGCACATCGACTGAAAAATCGGCAGGAGTTCTCTGCTTTATTCCGTAAGGGGATACGTTGCACAACACCCCATCTCACTTTAAGAGCCTTGCGGCAGTCAGCCAAACCGGAATTAGGAAAGCAATCTACCTCTAGATTGTCCCCTCCGGTTGCTACGGCTAGGGGGAATGAGGTAGCGATCGCGCAAGCCAAACTCCCCTCCCGCCTGGGCATTTCCATCAGCCAAAAAGTTAGCAAGCGGGCAGTTGTGCGAAATCGAATTAAAAGGCAGCTAAAAGCAGCATTTCGGCAACTCTTACCCAAAGTTGCTCCCGGTTGGTTACTAGTAATAGTAGTAAAACCTGAAGCGACACAGTGCGATTATCATCAATTTCTGCAAGAATTAGAGCAGTTGTTGGTAGAAGCTGAGGTACTCAATGGGCATTCGTGA
- a CDS encoding phospholipid carrier-dependent glycosyltransferase, producing the protein MVNFESVIEEKKDKKFKGLIALAIIWLLGAVCDRIWFALDHSTPAWDQAEYLTGTLNYSQALRNPQIFSGEWWTNFWQISSKIPPLVYILAGFIQNIFGTGFDRATIIHLFFSAILLISVYGLGVYLFSVEVGLLAAIICQLLPGLYRFRLDFLLDFPLTAVVTFSFFCLTVWRFLGTAETQRAQRKEWFWAVIFGLSFGGSLMVKQTALFFLLIPILWVLVETIKAKKWERLAQLFTAFLVSVLVFGFWYRINWLLIFTSGKRATVDSAIAEGDPPLNTLAAWTFYWQDLPYVVSWVLLLVPIVGLLIYYFKSKAKDPKAKVLNPNLRWLAVFWIGSYLLCSLNINKDTRYVLPYLPVLAVFLAYCLTLWQGRFAKAIRWGTIGLAFLLMLCNLYPLGGAWLTQIFSPRFQHYIYTGAKWPQPEVIAEIIKTEPYLRSNLGVLPSTPKLNQHNFNYFGALQNFQVYGRQVGTRKKFVSQDARSLSWFITKTGDQGSVPSEAQSQITQIIEQGQDFKLQKIWKLPDESNLNLYRSKQPPIIVQPLNQPLAKVSLNKVIVPEKVAPGTPVPIIYDWSGSWQQLQSGVILLTWYNSANPKQSRWLHDHGLGMGNLYPSNLLNNNSSGFRVVEKMAMLPPAELTPGTYSLSATYVNRQTGESYPIQTSKVTVTIDPNANKIPAPELDLITQLRTLAISLPEGPKALDPVFDQIGRINQYDPTQDYLQQAETALKFRLKQEPNNWELAYNLALSEVLQRDVQGAIAALQKVTQLDSQNPYAYAYLAFVHLYNWNPKAAQIALQPALAINPDSPEIQALSGVASAMQGNLIKAWRQLQPIINNNSSK; encoded by the coding sequence ATGGTTAACTTTGAGTCTGTGATTGAAGAGAAAAAAGACAAAAAGTTCAAAGGGTTAATTGCACTGGCAATTATCTGGCTTTTGGGTGCGGTGTGCGATCGCATTTGGTTCGCTCTCGACCATTCTACCCCAGCTTGGGATCAAGCAGAATACCTCACCGGAACTCTCAATTATTCGCAAGCTTTACGCAATCCTCAAATCTTTTCTGGGGAGTGGTGGACTAATTTTTGGCAAATATCCTCCAAAATACCACCTTTAGTTTATATTTTAGCAGGTTTTATTCAAAATATCTTTGGTACGGGGTTCGATCGCGCAACTATTATTCATCTATTTTTTAGCGCGATTCTATTAATTTCGGTTTATGGTTTGGGGGTTTATCTTTTTAGTGTAGAAGTGGGTTTGTTGGCGGCTATTATCTGTCAGCTTTTGCCAGGTTTATATCGATTTCGCTTGGATTTTTTGTTGGATTTTCCTTTAACGGCAGTTGTCACTTTTAGTTTTTTCTGTTTGACAGTTTGGCGTTTTTTGGGAACCGCAGAGACGCAGAGGGCGCAGAGGAAAGAGTGGTTTTGGGCGGTGATTTTTGGGCTTTCTTTTGGAGGAAGTCTGATGGTGAAGCAAACTGCTTTGTTTTTTCTTTTAATTCCTATTTTATGGGTTTTGGTGGAAACGATTAAGGCGAAAAAATGGGAAAGGTTAGCGCAGCTTTTTACGGCTTTTTTAGTGTCAGTTTTGGTGTTTGGTTTTTGGTATCGAATTAATTGGTTGTTGATTTTTACTTCGGGGAAAAGGGCGACGGTAGATTCTGCGATCGCAGAAGGCGATCCTCCGCTTAATACTTTGGCAGCTTGGACTTTTTATTGGCAAGATTTACCTTATGTAGTTTCTTGGGTTTTATTGTTAGTCCCAATCGTCGGTTTATTGATTTATTATTTTAAATCTAAGGCGAAAGATCCAAAAGCGAAAGTATTAAATCCTAATTTGAGATGGTTGGCAGTTTTTTGGATTGGTTCTTATCTACTTTGTTCTTTAAATATCAATAAAGATACTCGTTATGTTTTACCTTATTTACCAGTTTTGGCTGTCTTTTTAGCTTATTGTTTAACTCTCTGGCAAGGTCGGTTTGCTAAAGCAATTCGCTGGGGTACAATTGGGTTAGCATTTTTGTTAATGTTGTGCAATCTTTATCCTTTGGGTGGTGCTTGGTTAACTCAAATTTTTAGTCCTAGATTTCAACATTATATTTATACTGGTGCGAAATGGCCGCAACCAGAAGTCATCGCGGAAATTATTAAAACTGAACCTTATTTACGATCAAATTTAGGGGTTTTACCTTCAACTCCCAAGTTGAACCAACATAACTTTAATTACTTCGGTGCTTTGCAAAATTTCCAAGTTTACGGTCGGCAAGTAGGAACTCGGAAAAAATTTGTTTCCCAAGATGCCAGAAGTCTTTCTTGGTTTATCACCAAAACAGGAGATCAAGGTTCAGTTCCTTCAGAAGCGCAAAGTCAAATAACCCAAATTATTGAACAAGGACAGGATTTTAAATTACAGAAAATTTGGAAATTACCTGATGAAAGTAACTTGAATCTTTATCGCAGCAAACAACCACCAATAATAGTGCAACCTTTAAACCAACCTTTAGCAAAAGTTAGTTTGAATAAAGTAATTGTGCCGGAAAAAGTTGCACCGGGAACACCAGTTCCAATAATCTATGATTGGTCTGGTTCTTGGCAACAATTACAGTCAGGAGTAATACTCCTAACTTGGTATAATTCTGCTAATCCCAAACAATCTCGTTGGTTACACGATCATGGTTTGGGAATGGGAAATTTATATCCGTCAAATCTGTTAAATAATAATTCTTCAGGGTTTCGAGTTGTGGAAAAAATGGCAATGCTTCCACCAGCAGAGTTAACGCCAGGAACTTACTCTTTATCTGCAACTTATGTAAATCGCCAAACTGGTGAAAGCTACCCCATTCAAACCTCAAAAGTTACTGTAACAATTGACCCTAATGCTAACAAAATTCCTGCGCCAGAATTGGATTTAATTACTCAATTACGCACTTTAGCAATCTCTTTACCTGAAGGGCCAAAAGCACTCGATCCGGTGTTCGATCAAATTGGTAGAATTAATCAATATGACCCAACACAAGATTATTTGCAACAAGCAGAAACAGCTTTGAAATTTCGCTTAAAACAAGAACCAAATAATTGGGAATTAGCTTATAATTTGGCATTATCGGAAGTTTTGCAAAGAGATGTGCAAGGCGCGATCGCAGCACTACAAAAAGTCACCCAGCTAGACTCCCAAAACCCTTACGCTTACGCTTATCTCGCCTTTGTACACCTATACAACTGGAATCCAAAAGCTGCCCAAATAGCCCTCCAACCAGCCTTAGCAATCAACCCTGACTCGCCAGAAATACAAGCCCTTAGTGGTGTCGCTTCCGCAATGCAAGGTAATTTGATTAAAGCTTGGCGACAACTTCAACCAATTATTAACAACAACAGTTCCAAATAA